The genomic region TGCCCCCAGCAGTACGTCGGCGCGGCGAACGGCGTCACGAGCTGCTGTGGACAGGCCGGTCCAGCCATCCGCGCCCACACCGACGACGGTCACCCACGCTGACGCACGCGGCTCCGCGGCCGTCGGATCGGACGGGGGCTCGGATGCTGACAGTGGACCCGGTACAGATGCCGGATCCGGCACAACAACGGGATCCGGCACAGCAGCAGGATCCGGCACAGCAGCAGGATCCGGCACAGCAGCAGGATCTGGCGATGACGCTGGATCTGGCACAGCACGGCAGCGTAGTCCCGCGCCGGACCACAGGCCCTCTGGCCGACCGGCCCAGGAAGCCGACTGCGTAGGGCCGGATCGGCACCGGCTGCTGCCCACCCGCCGGGTCTGACGAACCGGGGGCTCCCCGACCGCGACAGCCGTACCGTCGTGAGGGGCCGTCACGGTAAGCCTCCGGGAGCACGCCTCCGGTCCCACAGATCTCGACAGCCCCTGAGCCATCACAGCCATCAGAGCCCCTGAGCCATCACAGCCCCTGAATGTCCCCAGCCCCTGGGATGCGGACCGCGATTCCCCACGCGGCGAGAGGATCCGGACGTGACGCTGTTGTTCCCATCTCTGGACGTCGATCACGAAGCTCCCGCCGTGCAGGTGGGAGATGTGGTTCTCTCCCGGACCGAGCTGTTGGAGGCCGCGGCGACCGTCGCCGGTCGCGTAGCGGGAGCCCGGACCGTCGCCGTGCACGCCGAGGCGTCCATGGCCACGGTCGTGTCCATCGTCGGATGCCTGCTGGCAGGGGTGCCCGTGGTCCCGGTGCCGCCGGATTCCGGGCCGCGGGAGCGCGGCCACCTTCTGCGGGATTCGCGCGCCGAGCTGCTGCTCGGCAGCCCAGGCTGGGAGGACCTTGCGATCCCGGCGGTGCCCGTCGATCCCACCGTCCGCACGGCATTGCCGTCCGCCGACAACACCGCGACCGCGACTTCGGCGGGCGTCGGTGAACCGGTCGGGGTGACGGCCGGCCCGCCCGCGCTCATCCTGTACACCTCCGGCACGACCGGAGCACCCAAGGGCGTCATGGTGCCCGCCGCGGCGATCGCCGCCGACCTCGACGCCCTCGCCGAGGCATGGGCCTGGACCCCGGAAGACACCCTCGTGCACGGGCTGCCGCTGTTTCACGTGCACGGCCTCGTCCTGGGTGTTCTCGGCGCGCTGCGGGTGGGCAGCCGCCTGGTCCACACCGTCCGGCCGACGCCGACTGCCTATGCGGCCGCCGGCGGCAGCCTGTACTTCGGCGTGCCGACCGTCTGGTCCCGGGTCTGCGACGACCCGGTCAGCGCCCGGGCTCTGGCCTCGGCTCGGCTGCTCGTCTCCGGCAGCGCGCCCCTGCCGGCACCGATCCTGCATCGGCTCGCTACGCTCACCGGCCTGCCGCCGATAGAGCGATACGGGATGACCGAGACGCTGATCACGACGAGCAGCCGGGTCGACGGCGAGCGCCGCGCCGGCTGGGTCGGGCCGCCGCTGAAGGACATACGCACCAGGCTCGTCGACGACGAGACCGGCGCCCCGCTGCCGTCCGACGGGCAGAGCATCGGCGAGCTGCAGGTCCAGGGGCCAACCCTGTACGGGGGCTACCTGGGCAGCCCGGAGGTCACCGCCGACACCTTCACCGCCGACGGCTGGTTCCGTACCGGTGACGCCGCGGTGATCGCGCCGGATGGGCACCACCGGATCGTCGGCCGACGGTCGACCGACCTCATCAAGTCCGGGGGATATCGAGTAGGCGCGGGTGAGGTGGAGGCGGCGATCCTGGCGCATCCGCAGGTGCGGGAGGCCGCCGTCGTCGGCCTTCCCGACGACGATCTCGGCCAACGGATCACCGCCTTCGTCGTCGCCCCCGACCTGATCGGCGGTGGCAGGAACACCGGGTCGGCAGCCGGAGACCTCACCGACTTCGTGGCCCGGGAACTATCCGTCCACAAGCGACCTCGGGAGATCCACTTCGTCGCCGAGCTACCGCGCAATCCCATGGGCAAGGTCCGCAAGTCCGCCCTGGCCCCTCCGGTCACGCGCTGACGGCGCCGGGAGGAGGGGCCGGTTGGAGCAGGGGGAAGGCGAGAACGGCTACTCGGGTCCTTCACCCCACGGCAGCACGACGCCCGGCTCGACGGCGCCCCAGCGGGCCGAGCGACCCCGAGTGGCTGTCGCCTCCTCCCGTCGGCGGCGGTCCGAGCGGACCTGCCGGCGGGCGCTCCTCGTCGCGCGTGGCCCGCTCCCCCGCCGCTTGCGCAGGCCGCGCCGGCGGGGCGGTGGCGAGTCCCCGGTAGAACGCGCTGGTCGCCATCAGCTCGTCGTGGGTGCCCTCCGCGATCACGCGGCCCTCGTCCAGCACGATGATGCGGTCAGCTGCCCGGACCGTGGAGATGCGGTGCGCGATGACGAGCAGAGCGCGCTCGGCGGCGATCCGGCGCATCGCCTGGGTGAGAGCACGCTCGTTGACGGCGTCGAGCTGCGAGGTCGGCTCGTCCAGCAGCAGCACGGCGGGGCTCGGCAGCAGCGCACGGGCGATCGCCACCCGCTGCCGCTCTCCGCCGGAGAGCAGCACGCCGTGATCGCCTACGGGAGTGTGCAGCCCATCCGGCAGCCGACTGACGAGATCTTTCAGCCCTGCCGTCGCCACCACCTGAGCAATCTCCTCCTCGCCCGCCTCCGGCATCGCGTAAACGATGTTGTCTCGCAGGGTGCCGTGCAGCACCGGTGTGTTCTGTTCGACCAGGTTCACCCAGGTCCGGGCACTGCTGCGGGAGAGGGAACGGACATCTCGACCGGCGAAGAGGATCTGTCCCTCGTCCGGATCGTAGAACCGCTCCACGAGTTCGAGGACGGTCGACTTGCCGGCCCCCGAGGCTCCGACCAGTGCGACGTGGCCCCGCCGGGGCACCCGGAAGGACACTCCCCGCAGCACCGGCGTTGTGGTGTAGGCAAAACGCACCTCGCGCAGCTCGATCGCCGCCGGTCCGTCGCCGTCACCCGCCGTCTTCCGCGCCGCGACCATCGCGGGCCGTTCCCCTCCGCCCGTCCGCTCCGGTGAGGGGCAGCACGCCACCTGACCCTGCCTCGGCGCCGCCCGCGCGAGCAGGCGGGCGGGGGGCCGTGTCACCCCGGCGGGCCAGGCGGTCGCGATCGTGCGCAGCGGACCGCGCAGCACGGTGTCGTCGTCCTCTCGCGGCAGCGCGAACACGGCGTTGACCCGCGTGAGCGCCCCCAGACCGCGCTGGATCGTGGCGGCGGACTCGATGAGCTGAGACAGGGGCATGACCAGGTAGGTCGCGTAGAGGAGAAAGGCGACGAGGCTGCCGAGCGAGACCGAACCCCGAGCCACCAGCACCCCACCGGCCAGCAGGACGGCGAGGACGCTGCCCTGCACGGCCAACTGCATGGCGGGCGCGATGACCGAGTCCAGCTTCGCCATGCGGATGCCTGCCTGGTAGGCGGCGGCGGCGTGATCGCCTATGCGTTCGGCCTCGCGCGCCTCGGCCCGGTTCGCCCGTACGGTGCGGATCGCGACCAGGGCCCGTTCCAGATCCGCGGTCATGCCTCCCACGCTGGCCTGCCCGCGCTCGGACACCGCGCGGATGCGGGACAGCGCGCTGAGGACCACAACCCCGGCCACCGCGACCACCGCGACCACGAGCAGGAACAGCCACGGATTGAGCCACACCATCAGGGCGACGGCGCCGGCCACCCCGATCAGGCTGGTGACGAGGGAGGTGAAGCTGTAGGCCACCGCCTCGCGTACCACGGTGGTGTCCGTGTTCGCCCGCGAGATCAGGTCCCCGATCCGGCGGGTGTCGAAGACCTGCACCCGCAACGCAAGCAGATGGCCGATCAACCGTCGGCGCAGGCCGAGCAGGATCCCCTGACCGGCACGTTCCAGCAGGTAGTGCCCGGTGGTATCGATGATCGCCTGGCAGACGAACAGGCCAAGAAGCGCCCCGACCAGCCACAACGGGATACCGCCGGCCTGCGCGGTGTCGATCACCCTCATCACGAGCAGTGGTTGGAGCACCCCGACGCCGGTGCCGATCACGGTCAGGACCGTGGCGATCATCACGGGCCGTCCGTGCCCCCGCAACAACGCCCAGAGCTCGGCCAGCCCCCTCACCACGGCTCCGTCCCCGGCCCGACGGCAAGAAGCGCCCGCAGGTACCCGGGTGGCACCGGCTCCCCGACGATCGCGCCATCCGCCTCGACCCACGCATGCGCGGCGAAGGGCGCGACGGTCCGCACCCCGACGCACCAGGTCGGCACGCTGCCTGTCATCCGGCACAGCAGGGTGGTGGCGATCGAGCGGGGAACGCAACCGCGCTCCTCTCGGCAGGTGGGGCTCACGGCCATCACCGCCTGGCGCGCGGCGAGCGCGGTGGCGTAATCCGCCGGCCGAGCACCGCCGCCGAGCCTGGCCAGCACCCGCCGGATGCGTGCCGGCGACTGGGTGGCCAGCAGCCGTGCCGCCCCGACGGCGGCCATCGCCTCCAGCCGACGCCCGGCACGCGGCACGACGCCCGACCGGTCGACCACCATCGGCGCCGTCACCGCCGTGCCTCCGGCCGCCCCGCACCGTCCCGCGGCCATCCGGCCTCGACCTCGGGCGACCACCGTGTCTCGGACTCCGGCTCGATCAGTCCGACGTCGGCGAGCTGGGCCAGCAGACCCTCGACATCGTGGCGCGCGACCTGCGGATCGACCTCCACGGTCGTGCACAGCTCCCGCACGGCTGCGGCGACGTCTCCCCCGTCCAGCAGAACGCGCAGAACCAGGTCACCCGAGCGGTTGAGCGTCCAGTACCGCCCATCGTCGGTGTGCAGCAGCACGGCGCCGTACTCGGTCGGCGCCCGCACCACATCGGATCGCAACATCACCATGTCCACTCCCGCTGGTCCGTCACTCTTCGGCAGATCTGCCAGACCCGTCCGTGCCGGCGCCGGACGCCCGCGACCCGACCGGCCGCTCAGCCCCGACGGCCGGTGAGGGTGCGTAGCCACGCGTCGGCCGCGAAGGTCGGTCGGAGGGGCTGGGGCCGGCGGTCCGCCGCGGCCCCCTCACGGCACGCCTCCCGGAGCATCTCCGGCTCGATGAGTCCGAGGTCGGCCAACGGCGAGTCGTCGCACAGCCCGACCAGGGCGCCACGATTGGCGTGCAGCCCTCGGATCTGCTCGGCATCGGCATCGGCGCCACCCGAGATTTCCCCACGCAGGCAGTTCGCCGGTACCACCTGCTGCATCGCCTCCTTGAGCAGCGGCCCGTCCTCCCAGGGGGAGGCGCGCTCCTCCGCCCGGACGGCGAGCGCGGCGCGGACTACCCGGTCGTCGAGGAACGGCGCGCTCAACGGCGGGCCGACCGGGCTGGCCATCTGGTCGAACAGCCGGAAGGCGGACGCGGTGGTCCGAATCGCGAACAGGTCGGCGTGGCCGTCCCGCGTCGGCGCGAGGGGACCGTCTCGGTGAGCCGCGTCGGCGACGGCCTCGACGATGAGCCTCAGGGCGGCAGGGGTCAGCCAGTCCGGGACGACCGGCGCCGGCGTCCAGTCCAGGGCCGCCGTCGGGTCGGGTGGCCGCGGCCGTGCGGGGCGTCCCCCGAGCGGAGCCTGGTCGAGCGCCCGGGCGAGGTCGCCCATGCAGTCGCGGTAGCTCCGACGGCGCATCATCCGCAGGCCCGCGGCCCACGGCCAACCTGCCTGGGTGTGCAGGCCGCTCAGGTGCCGCAACGCGGTCCAGGGCCGCCGGCGGGCGAGTCGAGGCAGGTAGTTCAGTGCGCCCTGTGTCACCTCCACGCCTCCGAGGCCGGTCAGGTGTAGCCGAGGTCCGTAGAGTGCGACGCGGTCGAGTCCCGCCCGCAGCGTCGCCCGATCCACGAGGCCGACGAAGGGATGGTCGAGCGCCTCGTCGGCGGAGGTGATGCCGTCGAAGGCTGGCGGAAGCTCACCTGCGGACAGAATCTCCCGGACAACTCCGGGCAACGAGACCGCCGCGTCGGCTGCCCAGCATGAATCGGGACCATCGGAGTCCCGGGCGACCCCCGTGACCGCAACGATGTCGGCGGGGCCGCGGGCCGCCAGGCAGCACACAGCGGCCGAAGCCAGCCCGCCGGGCAGATCGGCGCTGACGGCGCGCCCCGCAGCCACCCGAACGGACACCGCCTCGGCGAGGGCCGCTCGTAGGATCGGCGCGCCCTCGGCGCGCGAGCGCACCGGCGCCGGCTGCCGCCACCAGCGCATCCGCTCGACCCGTCCGTCACGATCGAGAAACAGGTAGTGGTCGGGTGGCACGGTCTCGACCGACGCCCAGGGGACAAGGTCGTCGAGCGGGTACGGCGGGCATGGATCCAGCAGCGACAGGGCCAGCGCCGTGCGGTCCAGTGCACCGCCGGCCAGCTCGGCCAGGATGTCGGCGCGGTCGGCGGCGACGTGCTGACCCCTGGACATCGCGGTGAAGATCCGACGCGTGCCGGTTGGGCTCCCCTGCAGCCTGCGCTGCCCGTTGATCTCGGCAATGACGTGGTAGTCCCCGGCCACGGCGTGCGCGACGTCGAGGGAGTGCACGTCCCGCGCGGCGATCAGCAGGCGCAGGAGCTGGCTGGAACTCGCCGCGACTCGGCCGACCAGGGCCATCCGGGCGCGACTGGTCTCCGCACTGATCATCGCTTCGTCCGGCCAGTCGCCCACGACCCACGGCCGCCCCGAGGGGTATCGCAGCACTCGCCGGACCCCCGCGGGCAGCACGACCGGATCCCGATCCGCCAGAACGACAAACCAGCAGCTCGGCCGACAGGACGCCAGCCGCGTGTCGGGGCCCGGCAGCCGCACTGTGATGGGCGTGGTCACCGCAGCCTCACGGATGGTGAGGAGGAGGCTGCCGCCGAACTCGTCATGGTCGCGGTCGCGTCCCCGGCCCAGCGCCGCCGCCGCAGAGAGACCGGTCGCCGCCGGTCGCCGGGAAAGGTCGCCGCCATGCGTGCCCTCCCTGTTCGCGTTCCTCCGCGTGACGGACTGTAGGCACAGCCCGCGGCGCGACGGTCGGCATCCGAAAGAAGTCCCGCCTGCCGGCGGATGGGCCGGCCCCCGCTCCTGCACGCGCCAACTCGGATCAGCGGACCGGATGGACGGTCCCATGCCTGACGGGATTCCCAGGCGCGGTTCAGTGAAGGTTCAGCGGTGCGGCGTGCCCATCGGCTCCGAGGAGGACCGCGACCAGCCGCGCGCCGGGTCCAGAACCTCCTGATGAATCCTGCGTAGCTCAGCACCGGGTTCGATCCCGAGCTCAGTGACCATCCGTCGGTACAGGCCGCGGTACTCACGCAGCGCCTCGGCCCGGCGACCGCTGCGCTCCAGGGCGACGAGCAGCTGCGCCCAGAGACGCTCGCGGGTCGGGTACTCCACGGCAAGCGCGCGCAACGCCGGAAGAACCTGATCGTGCTCACCGAGCGCAAGGCGCGCGTCTATCAGCGCCTCGCGGGCCGACCACCGGGCCTCTTCAAGGCGGAGGCTCTCGGCCCCACCGACCTCGGCCGGCAACTCGTCAAAGGCGTTTCCGCGCCACCAGCCGAGCGCCTGCTCCAGCGACTCGGCGGCTCGGGCGGGCGCGCCGGCGCGGGCCGCGACCCGGCCATGTTCGACCGCCTGCTCGAAGCGGACGACGTCGATCTCGTCGGGGACGACGAGCAGGCGGTACTCCCCCGGACGGCTTTCGATGCGTCCCGGGCCGGCCGGTCGACGAAGGATCGCGGACCGGGGGCCCACCGCCCTGATCGACGCCGGCACGGCCGGGTCCCCGATCGGCGGGGGCAGCGTGTGCCGTAGCTCGGAGAGGTAGGTCTTGATGTTGCCGAGGGCAGACCTGGGCGCGTCGTCCTGCCAGAGCGCCAGGCGCATCTCCTCCACCGAGGTCCACCGTCCAGCGTGTAGCAGCAGCGTGAGCAGCAGAGCGCGCTTCTTGCGCTGGTCGATACGGACGCGCTCGCCCGGCCCGCGCCAGACCTCAAGCGGGCCCAGCACCGCGAACACGACACCTACCTCGGGCCCGCGCGCCGCCACTGCGGGGCCGGACCACCGGGAGCCGTGACCTGGTTCGCCGGGAGTCCGGACGCCGGGGCGGGCGATCGGGCCCGCAACGGTTCCGAGCTCGTCGACCATGATGATCCTCGTCGGTTCGGAGATCCTCGCTGATCGGCCCCCGTTGCACACCCTCGCCCGGGGACCGGCGGCCCCGTCCGGGCCGGTGCGAGCAATACCCCGTCCGACCGGCGGATAGTCCTCTCACCCGGCGATATGCGTCCTCCCGGTGGGTCTGTGTCCCCGCCCGCGCGCGTCCTGCGCCAGGATGCAACCCACGGCGGGTAGGCGTCCCGCGAGGGAGGCGTTCAACCCAGCGATGGGTTCCCACGGCGGGATGGGCGCCGAGCGACGTGGATGGCGCCGGCGGGATGAGTCCCTCCGGCGGGATGAGTCCCTCCGGCGGGATGAGTCCCTCCGGCGGGATCGGTTCCTCCGGCGGGATCGGTTCCTCGGCGAGACGCCACGGCGCCCGGCTGCCGCACATGCCAGCGCCGCCGGATGAGGCTGGGAGCGTCACCCGGCGGCGCCACGACGCCCTGCGACCCGTCAGATACCGAGGCTGGCGCGGGTCTGGGGCCCGACCACGCCATCCACGAGCAGACCATGCTTGAGCTGGTAGTCCTTGACCATGTGGTTCGTCTGGTAGCCGAACTGGCCGTCGACCTGGATCGGGTAACCGAGGTTGGCCAGCTTCTGCTGAATCTGCTGGACGTCCTGCCGGTAGCCGATGCCGGAGGCGAGCGAGGGATACGCGGTCGGGAACGCCGGCGCAGGCGCTGCGGGTGCGGTGTAGGAGACGGTGCGGACGCTGATGCCGCCCGAGACTGCGGCCGCCGCGGCCTGGCCACGACCCAGGAACCGGCTGTACATGCCGCGGGTGTACGCGCTCCAGGCCGTGATGCCCTGGCTGTCGCAGACTCGCTTCGCCGCCCAGGCGTTGGTGGCGGGGTCGTAGAGGTTGCGGCTGCCCACCCAACCGGCGTGTGCGCGCATGTTGATCTGCCAGAGTCCGCGCGAGTCCTCACCGACCGTGGCGTGGGCGAAGGTGTTACCGCCGGACTCGCCGAGCGCAACCGCCACCCAGGTGGACAGCGGAACGCCGCGGCAGCCGGCGAGGCCCGCATTCGCCGCCGCACTGGCGATCGTCACGTCCGAGACGGTGCCGGTGGCGGCGCTCGCCGGGCTCGCGGTGACAAGCATGCTGGCTCCGGCACCGATCACGCCGGCGGCGGCGATGACGGCGCCGCGATGCCGGGTGGAACGCTTCCGATGCTTTCCCTTAGCCATTCTTTGACATCTCATTTCGGTGTCGTCGAACATGGGTGTGGAATCGGTGGTGACTTCCGCTCGATGGAGGGGAGCGGTTCTCACTCATCAGATAAGGGCAGCACGGACTATCTGATTTCGAAACAGCACCCGACCAACAGATGAAGGGAAAAGGCGGGAGCGAGCTTCGAGATTGGTGAGAGATCCGGCCCGATCAGCGCGACGGCCGCGTCACGCCTGGCCACCCGCTACAGGCGGTCCGGGGATCGCGGCCGCCCGCCGACGGCGACCCGTGCGGTCCGTCAGGTGGGCCGGTGATGTCGTGCGCGCAGGTCCGGCCGGCGAGCGCCGGCGTTGGCACGTTCTCGCGACTGAATCAGGGCGAGAACGGCGCCCGTCGTGGCGAGGGCGCGTCGCAGAAAGCGCAGGTCGCCAGGGCGGTCATCGAGACCGCGGCCGAGCGTTCCCGGTACACAGGCAACGTCGAATCCTTCCCGTACGCCTGCGAGGTTAGCTGTCGGGTTCGGGCCGGGAAGCCCGGTCGTCTCCGTGGAGGCGACTTAACCCCGAGGGCGGCCGTGACGGGGCCGCCCGGAGGAACCTGGTTCCCCCGCTTCTGCCCAAGCTGTCTTGGAGGGACCCCGGACCGTGGGCAGAACTCGGCGTCGGCCCGGAGCAACTAGTGCCCGGCAACCGTAGCGAACTACGTACCGTAGTGACAAGTACTAGTTCTGCCCGAATTTCGGCGCGCGCCTGTCACCGTGCGTGCATAGTGCTGCGAGACCGCAACACTGGGACATCAACCGAACCTTCGGACGTCGAGAAGGATCACGGGATGTCGGGCGTACGCCCCGGTTTGCCCGGGGTCCACGGTGAGACCCGATCGACGGGGGAGGCTCGGACCGCGGATCGGAAGAACCACACGCGGCGCCAACCCCGCCGGGCGGGGGCGCATCGCGGTGGCAGCGCTGGAACACGCGACGCCGGGCCGACAGCGCCGGATGCGGGGCTCACGGCGGCGGGCAACGAAGTACGACACGACGTCGGCGTGCGGAAACGGCAGCCCGCGAGGGGACTGGAGGTCTCCGGGCGACGAGGAGACTCCGAGTCGCAGGGGCGAGGAGACTCCGAGGGTCGCCAGGCGAGGAGACTCCGAGAGTCGCAGGGCGACGAGGAGACTCCGAGAGTCGCCCAGCGTCGAGGGACTGAGGGCCCGCCGGGCGACGAGGGAACCAGCGCGTCGCGCCCGGCGAGTAGGAGCCGCGGGGTGCGATGTGGTCAGGCTGGCGAGGCGGAGCGCGGCACAGGGGTGAGCCGCCGCGTTCGCAGGCTCTCCAGGAAGAGCAGGATGTGCGCGCCGGCGGCGCGGCGGCCCGGGCCGCGCAACACGCCCCGGCCACCGGGCAGGGAGGCGAGCCGGGCGCCCCGGGCGGTCCGCGTCGCCATGCGAACGAGCGGAAACGGAGTCACCCGGTCGTCCTCGCCATGCAGCAGCAGGATGGGCAGGTCCGGAAGCGACCGTGGGATCGGCTGGTCCGGAGGCTCGCCGGCGACCGCGCGGTGCAGCAGCGGCAGGTCCACCAGGATGAGCGCGTCCGGGCGAACGGCGGGCGACGCGGCGCCGACCAGCGCACGCAGGGCGCCGCTGTCGGAACCGAGCAGAACGAACGGCAGTCCCGGTTCGCGCGCCTCCCCAAGGGCGAGGACGCTGTCCCTCCCATGGTCGAGAAACGT from Frankia alni ACN14a harbors:
- a CDS encoding acyl-CoA synthetase, giving the protein MTLLFPSLDVDHEAPAVQVGDVVLSRTELLEAAATVAGRVAGARTVAVHAEASMATVVSIVGCLLAGVPVVPVPPDSGPRERGHLLRDSRAELLLGSPGWEDLAIPAVPVDPTVRTALPSADNTATATSAGVGEPVGVTAGPPALILYTSGTTGAPKGVMVPAAAIAADLDALAEAWAWTPEDTLVHGLPLFHVHGLVLGVLGALRVGSRLVHTVRPTPTAYAAAGGSLYFGVPTVWSRVCDDPVSARALASARLLVSGSAPLPAPILHRLATLTGLPPIERYGMTETLITTSSRVDGERRAGWVGPPLKDIRTRLVDDETGAPLPSDGQSIGELQVQGPTLYGGYLGSPEVTADTFTADGWFRTGDAAVIAPDGHHRIVGRRSTDLIKSGGYRVGAGEVEAAILAHPQVREAAVVGLPDDDLGQRITAFVVAPDLIGGGRNTGSAAGDLTDFVARELSVHKRPREIHFVAELPRNPMGKVRKSALAPPVTR
- a CDS encoding ABC transporter ATP-binding protein — its product is MVRGLAELWALLRGHGRPVMIATVLTVIGTGVGVLQPLLVMRVIDTAQAGGIPLWLVGALLGLFVCQAIIDTTGHYLLERAGQGILLGLRRRLIGHLLALRVQVFDTRRIGDLISRANTDTTVVREAVAYSFTSLVTSLIGVAGAVALMVWLNPWLFLLVVAVVAVAGVVVLSALSRIRAVSERGQASVGGMTADLERALVAIRTVRANRAEAREAERIGDHAAAAYQAGIRMAKLDSVIAPAMQLAVQGSVLAVLLAGGVLVARGSVSLGSLVAFLLYATYLVMPLSQLIESAATIQRGLGALTRVNAVFALPREDDDTVLRGPLRTIATAWPAGVTRPPARLLARAAPRQGQVACCPSPERTGGGERPAMVAARKTAGDGDGPAAIELREVRFAYTTTPVLRGVSFRVPRRGHVALVGASGAGKSTVLELVERFYDPDEGQILFAGRDVRSLSRSSARTWVNLVEQNTPVLHGTLRDNIVYAMPEAGEEEIAQVVATAGLKDLVSRLPDGLHTPVGDHGVLLSGGERQRVAIARALLPSPAVLLLDEPTSQLDAVNERALTQAMRRIAAERALLVIAHRISTVRAADRIIVLDEGRVIAEGTHDELMATSAFYRGLATAPPARPAQAAGERATRDEERPPAGPLGPPPTGGGDSHSGSLGPLGRRRAGRRAAVG
- a CDS encoding lasso peptide biosynthesis B2 protein; translation: MTAPMVVDRSGVVPRAGRRLEAMAAVGAARLLATQSPARIRRVLARLGGGARPADYATALAARQAVMAVSPTCREERGCVPRSIATTLLCRMTGSVPTWCVGVRTVAPFAAHAWVEADGAIVGEPVPPGYLRALLAVGPGTEPW
- a CDS encoding lasso peptide biosynthesis PqqD family chaperone, giving the protein MVMLRSDVVRAPTEYGAVLLHTDDGRYWTLNRSGDLVLRVLLDGGDVAAAVRELCTTVEVDPQVARHDVEGLLAQLADVGLIEPESETRWSPEVEAGWPRDGAGRPEARR
- a CDS encoding asparagine synthase-related protein → MISAETSRARMALVGRVAASSSQLLRLLIAARDVHSLDVAHAVAGDYHVIAEINGQRRLQGSPTGTRRIFTAMSRGQHVAADRADILAELAGGALDRTALALSLLDPCPPYPLDDLVPWASVETVPPDHYLFLDRDGRVERMRWWRQPAPVRSRAEGAPILRAALAEAVSVRVAAGRAVSADLPGGLASAAVCCLAARGPADIVAVTGVARDSDGPDSCWAADAAVSLPGVVREILSAGELPPAFDGITSADEALDHPFVGLVDRATLRAGLDRVALYGPRLHLTGLGGVEVTQGALNYLPRLARRRPWTALRHLSGLHTQAGWPWAAGLRMMRRRSYRDCMGDLARALDQAPLGGRPARPRPPDPTAALDWTPAPVVPDWLTPAALRLIVEAVADAAHRDGPLAPTRDGHADLFAIRTTASAFRLFDQMASPVGPPLSAPFLDDRVVRAALAVRAEERASPWEDGPLLKEAMQQVVPANCLRGEISGGADADAEQIRGLHANRGALVGLCDDSPLADLGLIEPEMLREACREGAAADRRPQPLRPTFAADAWLRTLTGRRG
- a CDS encoding AfsR/SARP family transcriptional regulator, whose product is MFAVLGPLEVWRGPGERVRIDQRKKRALLLTLLLHAGRWTSVEEMRLALWQDDAPRSALGNIKTYLSELRHTLPPPIGDPAVPASIRAVGPRSAILRRPAGPGRIESRPGEYRLLVVPDEIDVVRFEQAVEHGRVAARAGAPARAAESLEQALGWWRGNAFDELPAEVGGAESLRLEEARWSAREALIDARLALGEHDQVLPALRALAVEYPTRERLWAQLLVALERSGRRAEALREYRGLYRRMVTELGIEPGAELRRIHQEVLDPARGWSRSSSEPMGTPHR
- a CDS encoding peptidoglycan-binding protein, with translation MAKGKHRKRSTRHRGAVIAAAGVIGAGASMLVTASPASAATGTVSDVTIASAAANAGLAGCRGVPLSTWVAVALGESGGNTFAHATVGEDSRGLWQINMRAHAGWVGSRNLYDPATNAWAAKRVCDSQGITAWSAYTRGMYSRFLGRGQAAAAAVSGGISVRTVSYTAPAAPAPAFPTAYPSLASGIGYRQDVQQIQQKLANLGYPIQVDGQFGYQTNHMVKDYQLKHGLLVDGVVGPQTRASLGI
- a CDS encoding alpha/beta hydrolase; its protein translation is MVLLPGRGESAEIFENLAFRLALDGYQVTFLDHGRDSVLALGEAREPGLPFVLLGSDSGALRALVGAASPAVRPDALILVDLPLLHRAVAGEPPDQPIPRSLPDLPILLLHGEDDRVTPFPLVRMATRTARGARLASLPGGRGVLRGPGRRAAGAHILLFLESLRTRRLTPVPRSASPA